A window of Benincasa hispida cultivar B227 chromosome 9, ASM972705v1, whole genome shotgun sequence genomic DNA:
ACTTCTACTATCACAGGTGatgatgtcgtctagcatgccttagctaaacgtattttataactttaatacagattaagcaCTTGactaattcatattgcttatcaaggaattaagaaaacatcgagaagaaagtgattgatgggtgaacagaaatagacagagaatggtaaatgaaatctatcgaaacatttagtatttctattaagcatttgatacataatgtgtgaatgaagagataaagaaataGTGAGATACAATggagaaagagatagaacaaatacaaacaagtgccaatgtcttggcacagatttgaTGGAGaactgcttgccggataggatggattcaATGGTAGGAatagcttccctctcaggcttgctccaccggtagcagggatctttgcataGAGCTTCCGATCGGGTGTTTGGCAAGTTttgatctgagattcacctctcggccttatctcgtctttttcccgaatttcttctcttaagcactcaactcagccttttctctctatAACCTAGCAGTACTTAGCCCCATATCAAGTACCATGAGATTTCTCTAAAAttaatggggtatttataggtgcagctCTTTGACTCTGGCGTTGTGGTCCCCACTAATTGTTATAGTAATTCCGAAAGatagagggatattattccttctgtaatacaatcagatcgtcaattctgcacaaccgttaggtgtacacgtgtctcaatcctccgcttttgcgttgctccgctgcatttttcaattatggattcgcatgcggtgttttttttattgccgcatgcggttgaaacacaGCTCTAGATctactgtcgcattgcgccttattgtggtaatcgtctcttcattgttgatcgATGGGTGCAATGTGTCATGGATGCATTGATCAGTTTCTTGTGAGCCTCTagcgcaagtggtgacttggtctcctataaaaaagagtaaaattcCGCTTgttttccatctttatggtgttagtggatgtaattgcgatcatttataattattgtaatactaagctaattttcatacaatcggtgcATATATACtcacttttggctgcaatatgtagataaggtggcataaataacttgtatttctacaagttatcacacctctaaatttagatatatgcttgtcctcaagcatatcctctACTTAGGAAATCATGCTCAattcttttcctatatttttgcgactattggttgctccgaatgttacacctaggcacattacttgacctcgcactttccttctatccttgctaattcttggCAAGCCCtattttattcttctatgtaacaaaattctactcaaagatgcttttctagttttcaaactagaatgtttatctcttctttgtcaaaacaacttgatgtatctatatgcggtgagcaaaactttgcgtgaagatataatacatcatagcaacgcaatgaagatcgtaaaaataaaagattaagagcatagcaaaaattaacaaaggaagataaagaaagaggcaTAGGCAAATAGTGGAATGAATATATACactgattgtattgactattaacaaagtatacaattaTATTACAAATGAACGCATTACAAAAATTTTCTATTGCCTGTACAAAAGTCAaagaaatcaattaatttacaaagaataaaagaattgaatacaaataaagAATGGCTGCATAAAAATAACTCAGAATGGAAGAAAGAGTGAACATTAAGGTTGAGGAGCAGGGGGATCCGGCGGGGGTTGTTGAGGCTGTGCAACAGGTACATCATCAAATGGTAAGTGTTGCCTTAGATGCGGGGGCACCATTGGACCATGCAGATAGGCGGTAAGAAAGTTGAAATACTTTTGATTGCACTCCGCTATCTGTCTTTGGTGCATGAAGATCTTATGCATCCTATGCACTACATTGAATCTCATCCATGCGCTCCATTGTTACCTTAAACCACTGGTTGAAGAAATGATGCTGTTGAGAGATGAGCTCTTGCTGCTGAAAGAAAAGGGTTCTCATCTCAACTAACTCAACAGCCATGGAGGTGAAGGATGGTTGTGCCTGCAATGTCTCGCCAGCAAcatttttgggttgggtagatgtgccttcacccaaatcgtacAGGTCATCAACTTGCGGCAGTAGGATGGTGGGTTGTGGTGATGAAGTTGTTGGTGAAGGTGGGGCTACTGGGTGAGTAATAGAAGAGTTGGGGACAAGAAGAGGGTTTATAAAATGTTCGTGTAAAGGGGAAGAGGGTTGCACTGGCGGGCTTGTAGGGCTTAGAGGTCGAATAACTAACAGAAGAGGTTCTGTAGGTTTTGGAACTTGCTCTGGTGACTCTTGAAtcttctcttttcccttatcttctctTCGTCTTCTTTTTTGTCTGGGTTCTTGCGGTGCATTCAAATCGATCACGGGTCTCTTCGCTGATAGCTCGGGGCAATGCGAGGAATCCTTGAGGAGCATCTTTagaattttgatgttgatgagaccgtggacttctggcatgggctcctcatcaatgcctacacccatAGTCAAGCATAAACTCGAGATGatccatgggaagaagtactgcccccTTATATGACCCACCAATGCTCTGATCTGCCCTGCGATCAACCGCCCCACGTCAATAGGAATGCCGCGAGCGATGCAGTATTCGGCCATTACCCGATCCCTTGATACCGTTCTATCGTGCGTAGTTGGGATCAACCTCTTCTTGACCAGataaacccagagccttccctCCGGAAGCAAAGACTTGGACTCTAGAGTATGGATGCCTTTAGGTGAAACCGACCATCTTGTGCCCGATTGTGTTAGCACTCTCAGCGCGTCTGCCATCATTTCTTCTataggatcatcaatgattttattcCCTGGTGCATCAGGGTTGTCCTTCATCTGATATAGCTCATTGATGTCCCTCGTGATAAGTTCAGGCAGTAGGGTCGGTGCAGGGTAGAAACCCATCTCAATCAAcatgtcatcattttcttttatttttgatgATCGCTTCTTGGTTGATGCGGGCTCGCTGCTTTCTGCTACATCTTTGCTTTTTGCTCGAACAAGGCGGGCTGCTTGTCTTTGTCTCTTTTCCCACTCCTTGCACTATTCTTATTTCTCGCATTAAACGAGTTCTTTGCCCTTGCTTTTGTATAAGCGCTTCATGTTAATTTCGcgcttcctcttcttctccttcaacaaCAGTCtatctttctcttttttcttcctcctctcttcttcttcttcttatctctcttctctctcttctctcttcttcaaaCTACTCAGAGGCTCGCAATAGGCGTTGTTCCTCCTCGTGTTTCTGGATCTCTACCAGTCTGACAAGCTCATTGTTGCTTCCCATCTCCTCAaactctaatcttcttcttctattcccttcTGTGATGATGAGCTTGACCTgctccatcttttcttgcttctcttctttttctattctttttctctcttcctcttctaaTGCCGAAATTAACCTCTCAGGGTCGATGTTGGACTCatgcggcgcattctccttgtGACGCCGCATTAGGGGGTTCCCTCTGTTTCTTTTCCTTCGTCCATCGCAACCAATTGTGTTGCTTCAGGTTGCAGCAGTTCCATCAGTTGCGTCGTTTCCCCCCTATCCTCCCTTACGGAGGTCGATTCTCCATCCTTCTCGGGGCTCGCAGCCCTCTGCCTTgttttttcttcctctcttaGGCGCCTCTTCTCCCATCAGCGTAATCTTTTCTCCACTTTCTCGTTTTTCCTCCTCTCCTTCTTAGCCTCTTCATCTTCGtcatcatcctttttctctttgttcttgCTTGTTGCGATGATGCGAAGACTCCGCCTTTCCAGCCTTTTTTCCcttactcttcttcttcttcttatcttccTTTTTGGCCTCTGCtgccttcttttcttccttctcagCCTCTACTGCcttcttcaatctttccttctCTTCCTCTCCTGCcttcttcaatctttccttctcttccttcttggCCTCTACTGGCAGCACACCCTCTGCAACCTCCATCGTAATGTCAGGGGTTACTAATGCGATTTCCACTTCTTTGGCCTCTTCAACTGCaatctcatttttttctctttcaatgatcacaatttcctcttcttctatTCGTGGAGGTTCATCAAAAATCTCTACGATGATGGCGGCCTCCGGAGTCTCCAGGACCAGAATAtcattctccttttcttcttcttcaaccaccactactccatccttTATTGCTTCATCCACCATAACCACCGCCTCCTCCTCTGTAGGCAGTGGctggtttacaacccctgcctcgggcaGTCCACCTCCTTGCTCCAGAGTAATTAGGATGTTGTCAAACATCTCCGTACGTCTCATCTCTTTCGTTCGCTTTCAGTAGAGACGACAGGTGTTTGCGTAGGCATGCTCCCGGTGCTTCTTCCTCTCTTGAAAACAAGAGGCTTAACAGCCGAAGAATTTCTCCGGGCTCTTCCAGTGAGTCTGGGGATGGTGTGGGCTTGTACGGCAAGCCTGCGACTAGCAgccaggaatgctgcctctcgcatggatGCTTGGTCAGGGATGAAAGGTGAAGCAGATTGGTTTGGTGTTTGGTCGGCCATTGAAACGGATTGGAAGGTCTGGTAAAAATTTCGAGCTTCTAGGAAGAAAGAAAGGCTTTGAAAGAAAAACTTAAGGTTTCTGATTTGCTGGTAAAGGGTTTCTAACAAAGGGGGAGGctgtatttataggttgggccatGGTGGGGCCCAACGCGATTTGTGCGGCGACTGGCCTCAAGCAGCTCAACAGGCACGTCGTTCCACCTCCCGCATTTATGGAATTTTCAGATAAAGAGTCCTTTTGTTTGCCAAGCCATAATTACTTGGGGATACGAATCGATTGGACTTCTTCCCGAATTACcagaaaaaattttctttaatattttatttgaatggacgcaaagaaaaagaataacaCATTGTGCCTACCAACACAACTGTATCTCTGTAG
This region includes:
- the LOC120084567 gene encoding protein PXR1-like, which encodes MFDNILITLEQGGGLPEAGVVNQPLPTEEEAVVMVDEAIKDGVVVVEEEEKENDILVLETPEAAIIVEIFDEPPRIEEEEIVIIEREKNEIAVEEAKEVEIALVTPDITMEVAEGVLPVEAKKEEKERLKKAGEEEKERLKKAVEAEKEEKKAAEAKKEDKKKKKSKGKKAGKAESSHHRNKQEQREKG